In the Sediminibacter sp. Hel_I_10 genome, one interval contains:
- a CDS encoding rhodanese-like domain-containing protein — MLICLLGLVMITACSKETPTEIKMITPEEMESLLELEDVQLVDVRTPKEYETGFIAHSQNIDFNSPTFDEDIEKLDKTQPVILYCKSGGRSAKCAEKLKAAGFVKIYDLEGGITHWRHEKLEVKTFD, encoded by the coding sequence ATGCTCATTTGTTTGTTAGGCTTAGTGATGATCACGGCTTGTTCAAAAGAAACCCCTACCGAAATCAAGATGATTACCCCAGAAGAAATGGAATCACTCTTAGAGCTTGAAGATGTGCAATTGGTGGATGTAAGAACGCCTAAAGAATATGAAACAGGCTTTATTGCTCACTCTCAAAACATTGATTTTAATTCCCCAACTTTTGATGAGGATATTGAGAAACTAGATAAAACCCAGCCCGTAATTCTCTATTGTAAATCTGGAGGTCGAAGTGCCAAATGTGCCGAAAAACTTAAGGCAGCTGGCTTCGTTAAGATTTATGACTTAGAAGGTGGAATTACCCACTGGAGACATGAAAAACTAGAAGTTAAAACTTTTGATTGA
- a CDS encoding rhodanese-like domain-containing protein yields MADLSQDEWAVQQKEDDNAVILDVRTQDEVEEGMIPEALHIDIHKGQGFIDELEKLDKSKSYYVYCRSGARSNQACAVMNQLGFDKAYNLLGGFNEWSGDVKIP; encoded by the coding sequence ATGGCAGATTTATCACAAGACGAATGGGCTGTTCAGCAAAAAGAAGATGACAATGCTGTGATCTTAGATGTGAGAACGCAAGATGAAGTTGAAGAAGGGATGATTCCAGAGGCACTTCATATAGATATTCATAAAGGACAGGGATTTATTGATGAGCTCGAGAAATTGGACAAATCAAAATCCTATTATGTATACTGTAGATCTGGAGCAAGAAGCAATCAGGCTTGTGCCGTAATGAACCAATTGGGCTTTGATAAGGCTTATAATTTACTTGGCGGATTCAATGAATGGTCCGGTGATGTGAAAATCCCATAA
- a CDS encoding thioredoxin family protein, with product MKKGLNAVIAMALALLAFAFAPMSDGYKVGDIATDFDLKNIDGNMVSMADYDDAKGFIVIFTCNTCPYAVAYENRIEALNKKYAKKGYPVIAIMPNNTDVKPGDNLEAMKKRAKEKGFTFPYLIDEGQKIYPQYGATKTPHVYVLERTSKGPQVKYIGAIDDNYQDASAVKDTYVEDAVDALLSNEEVPVKSTRAIGCSIKV from the coding sequence ATGAAAAAGGGACTTAACGCAGTAATCGCGATGGCCTTAGCCTTATTGGCTTTTGCTTTTGCACCAATGTCAGATGGCTACAAAGTTGGAGACATTGCGACCGATTTTGATTTGAAAAATATTGATGGGAACATGGTATCCATGGCCGATTACGATGATGCGAAAGGCTTTATTGTAATTTTTACTTGTAATACCTGTCCGTATGCAGTAGCGTATGAGAACCGTATTGAAGCCCTCAACAAGAAATACGCAAAGAAAGGATATCCCGTTATCGCCATTATGCCAAATAATACAGACGTAAAACCTGGTGATAACTTAGAGGCTATGAAGAAACGTGCGAAGGAAAAGGGATTCACATTTCCTTATCTTATAGATGAAGGTCAAAAAATATACCCGCAATATGGCGCTACAAAAACACCGCATGTGTACGTTTTAGAGCGCACATCTAAAGGGCCTCAAGTAAAATATATAGGTGCTATTGACGATAATTATCAAGACGCCTCTGCGGTTAAAGATACTTATGTAGAAGATGCTGTAGATGCACTATTGTCTAATGAAGAGGTTCCTGTTAAAAGTACAAGAGCTATTGGTTGTTCAATTAAGGTGTAA
- a CDS encoding TlpA disulfide reductase family protein, whose translation MSSNQANVSSSEIATDSLEVYDFNGLEKYLNRSDDKIYVVNFWATWCAPCVKELPYFEQLNVEYAKDNVEVILVSLDFPSKYDSNLKPYIREKQLKSKVIALNDTDSNTWIPKVDENWSGAIPATIIYNKDKRKFYEKSFDYQALEKEVKQFLN comes from the coding sequence ATGTCATCAAACCAAGCCAATGTTTCTTCTTCGGAAATTGCTACAGATAGTTTAGAAGTCTATGATTTTAATGGACTTGAAAAGTATTTGAATCGCAGTGATGATAAAATTTACGTCGTCAATTTTTGGGCAACTTGGTGTGCGCCTTGCGTAAAGGAATTGCCCTATTTCGAACAATTGAACGTGGAGTATGCTAAAGACAACGTGGAGGTGATTCTGGTAAGTCTTGATTTTCCCAGTAAATATGATTCCAATTTAAAACCTTATATTAGGGAGAAGCAATTGAAATCTAAGGTAATCGCTCTTAATGATACCGATTCTAACACTTGGATCCCCAAAGTAGATGAGAATTGGTCTGGTGCCATACCGGCAACTATTATTTATAATAAAGACAAACGTAAATTTTACGAAAAATCATTTGATTACCAAGCGCTTGAAAAGGAAGTAAAACAATTTTTAAACTGA
- a CDS encoding MarR family winged helix-turn-helix transcriptional regulator — MKELKEKLKTEIDLPISRQTVISIFLAQTEFKNEFLNVLKPHDLSLEQFNVLRILRGQKGDPLNLQDIQERMVNKMSNTTRLIDKLILKDFVKRIQCEQNRRKIEVYITNHGLEKLKELDRLVDETEKKMTSNLNQKELQQLNKLLVKLSR; from the coding sequence ATGAAGGAGTTAAAAGAGAAATTAAAAACCGAAATCGATTTGCCAATATCAAGGCAGACCGTAATTTCTATTTTTCTCGCTCAAACCGAATTTAAAAATGAGTTTCTGAATGTTTTAAAACCTCATGATCTCTCCTTAGAGCAATTTAATGTGTTGAGAATACTTAGGGGGCAAAAGGGAGACCCGCTCAATTTACAAGACATACAAGAGCGTATGGTCAATAAGATGAGTAACACTACCCGCCTGATCGACAAATTGATTTTAAAGGATTTTGTAAAACGAATTCAATGTGAACAAAACCGTCGTAAAATTGAGGTATATATCACAAATCACGGGCTTGAAAAACTCAAAGAGCTAGATCGCTTAGTAGACGAGACCGAGAAAAAGATGACTTCTAACTTAAACCAGAAAGAATTACAACAACTTAACAAATTGTTGGTAAAACTATCACGATAA
- a CDS encoding NAD(P)H-dependent oxidoreductase, protein MSNYLENLNWRYATKKFDTSKKIAPSDFEKLKEAMRLSASSYGLQPYKILIIEDKDVRTKLKAASWDQPQITDASHMIVLANMTDFGDALVDDYIDNVVQTRGVDRADLKDYAQMMKSTTVALDKEKKAPWSAKQAYIVVGNLLSAAADFKIDACPMEGFENEAYNDILGLKDQDLNASVVITLGYRSKEDDTQNYKKVRKSESTLFKTI, encoded by the coding sequence ATGAGTAATTATCTAGAAAACTTAAATTGGCGCTATGCCACAAAGAAATTTGATACTTCAAAAAAGATAGCACCATCAGACTTTGAAAAATTAAAAGAGGCCATGCGTTTATCTGCTTCCTCTTATGGTCTACAGCCCTATAAGATTTTGATTATTGAAGATAAAGATGTACGCACTAAACTTAAAGCTGCGTCATGGGATCAACCACAAATTACAGATGCATCTCACATGATTGTATTGGCAAACATGACCGATTTTGGTGATGCTCTTGTTGATGATTATATAGACAATGTTGTTCAAACGCGAGGTGTAGACAGAGCAGATCTAAAGGATTATGCTCAAATGATGAAGTCTACAACTGTTGCTTTAGATAAAGAGAAGAAAGCACCGTGGAGTGCAAAACAAGCATACATTGTAGTAGGTAATCTGTTGTCGGCAGCCGCAGATTTTAAGATTGATGCGTGCCCAATGGAAGGTTTTGAAAACGAGGCCTATAATGACATCTTAGGTCTTAAAGATCAAGATTTAAATGCCTCTGTAGTGATCACTTTAGGATATCGTTCTAAAGAAGATGATACACAGAATTATAAAAAAGTAAGAAAATCAGAGTCCACATTATTTAAAACCATTTAA